The nucleotide sequence AGACACGTTGTTCAGCATTACTTACAGACTTATCAGAGGCATAAATAACCAAGTCATCggcatattgtaatatactaaCTGAATCTCCGATAGAGTTTTCTAGGTcatgtgtataaatattgtacaataaagGACTCAGCACAGACCCTTGTGGCAAGCCCTTCCATACCAGCCTACTAGGCATGTAAGGGCCGCcaacatctaaaataattttcctctCTGATAGAAGatttacaatgaaattatttaaaaaataaggaacctttaatttatctaatttactttttagaatatgtaacaaaacattatcataAGCCGAATTAATATCCAAGAAAGCTGCAACTACTGactttttatttgagaaaGCATTACGAATGTCCGTGACTAATATGCCTAAATTGTCACATTACCTTTTCGAAATCCAAACTGAGTTGGTgacagatatttattattttctatataccaTTCAagccgatttttaattaaatgttcaacAACTTTTGTTATCACCGATGACAAGACTATAGGACGGTATGATTTAATATCAGATCGAATCTTAGACGGTTTTAAAAATGGCAGCACTATTTGACTTCGCCAAGATGGCGGTATGTCATTTGtcaaaagaactttatttattaaatttaaaaagtaatttaatccatTTTCGCCAAGGTGAGACAAAAAGGAATATGGAATCCCATCTTCCCCAGGAGCACTGTCTTtaacgtaatttaatacaccttttaattctaataacgTAAAAGGTAGATTTAGTGAGGAAGGGACAACATCAGAGTTATTTTGTGTAGAAGAGTGGATGAGATCTGGAGCAGAAGGAGGAGCCAAGCGATCAAGGAATTGATCAGTTAATTCTATAGGAAGCAACGACGGGTTAGAAGGATTGATAGCTGACCTGAATCTTTTGATATTTCGCCAAATGACAGAAGTATTTATTCCAGGTGATAAAGAGCTACAATATTTCCTCCAAccctcagatttcttttttttaaatagttttttaacctCTTTCATTACATTCATTAAGACCTCGTATTTTTCCATAGACATATCATTGCGATAATTAAGCTCAGCTGCCTTGCGTTTTTTAATAGCTGTGGTACATTCTTCATCCCACCATGGTGGAGATGACAACTTATTACTACTCGGCTTTTTCCTAGGAAAAACACTATCAGCCGATTCTAACAAAAcatcttgtaaataattactatttgtgACATTATCTTCTGAGCAATTATTCAGTTTCTCTTCTACTAATAAACTGTATTGACTCCATTTCGAGTCTATGATTTTGTGTTTAAGGCgagactttttaataaacatattactattttttttacagggaAATGAAATGATTATGGGATAATGATCACTATTGTAAGATGAACACAAAGTAGACCAAGAGAGAGAAGATGCTAAATTGGGAGTACAGATGGACAGGTCAATGGCACTAATTACTTCACCAGGCTTTGTAAGGCGAGTAGGAGAACCCGTATTTAAAATGCACAGGTTATACATGTCTAAGATATCCAATAATTCATACCCGTACCTATTAGATACTGAACTACCCCACGATGTATGATGAGAGTTGAAATCACCCAGAATCATGAAAGGCTGAGGGAGAActgaaattaagtttttaatttcattgaataTTTGCAAGGAGGGGTGAGGGACATATACAGAGACAAAACAGATACCATCAACAATAGCTGTAATGATAGAAAAGCTGTTACTATGTGAAGGAAGAGGGAAGGAAGAAAAGATGCTTGAGTTTCTGATGAGCAGGCATACACCACCATACCCATCAGCCCTGTCTTCTCTTAAGCAAGAATAACCAGGGATTTTGAATACCTGATCTGGCTTTAGCCAGGTTtcagataaagaaaaaataaaaggattaaaattatttataatgtgtataatttcatgctttttgtttataatactgCGGCAGTTCCATTGAACTAACCTGTCCATGTtggccattattattatcagtgtaggaattaattaaattagcagCGTGGGACGGTATAGATAAATTAGGTTgagaaagtaatttaattaatgtagtaaTTAACTCTATTATTGTCTGTTGTGAATTTGCATTAGGCGATGATGGTAATGCACATCCATTAGAAGGCTCTGGCATATTGTAGTCTCTTACAAGAGACTCATGTGCTACATGATCGAAACCTTTACTGTGTTGAGGAGGCGTTCTGGGTTTAGTGaagactgtttttttataagatattgtaCGTGGAGGTGGTGAACCAGGCAATACTGTATTTCCACCAGGAAGAGATTTACTTGGGAGAGAGGATACAACATCAGCAAATGATTTCGAAATTGGGGGATGTAATTTTGACGCTTCAATATAAGATAAGCTATTCTCTGCCATTGTTACTTTTATATCTGTTTGTCTCACATATTCTGGGCATTTTTTGCTTGAAGCAAAGTGCAGCCCAGAGCATAAGCAGCAAGAACCATGGTCTTCCTCTACATTACAAGTATCTCCAGTGTGGCCTTGACCACACTTGTAGCACCTGGGCTTTGACCTGCATTGGACCTTGGTGTGCCCAAAGCGGCAACAATTAAAGCACTGAATTGTGGGatacacatacaatttaaCCGGCATAGaattataacacataaatatcCGTTTAGGCAAAACTTGTCcatcaaatgtaaaaacaactGTTTGTGAAGGTTTCCACGTAGGTGAGTTATTGAccatgattttataattaagtcgcctgatttttataatttccccACACCCAATGGGTATGTTAGTGTTTTCCATAATATCTTCAGGAGACCATTCCGTTGGTACTCCCCTAACCAAACCCATCCTTGTAATATTGAAAGTAGGGATAAAAGCTTTCATGTTGTTAGTTGGTAAGcagtttgaatttataaagctGTTTGCGTctgtatatttactaaaagttaatgtcattttatttctgccaatacgttttaaactaccatctacaatatttttaaacagaaatttttttaaaaatctcccGAATACAACTGGGTGTAAAACTGTGCTATCATCATCAGCAGACTGTACTTTCTGCACATGTACCACAAACGGGCCGTGGTCATTGGCATCGTAACTAGCTCTACCAATTTGTGTGGTGGGTTTAGAAGATATATCAGTGGAAAGAAGAGGCATTGTTGTCTTATTAGTGGAAGGACTAGGTGGATGCAAATTGTTGGTTGGTGGTGTCACAGTGGTCTCAGCAAATACATCTGTGCATTGACAAGAAGGACTGTCTGAGGGTTTAGAGTGTTCTGTAGTACTTTTGcgttttcttttattgcaATGTTTGCAAACTTTGTGTAAATTTTGTCTGTGACTGCGCTTCAGCTTCCTTTTGGAGGCCAAAGAACAGTCAGAATCCATACCGGATTCATTCGAAATTGTGATAAATGCAACCGCGGGGGGCGCCGTGCCCCCCGGGTCCGGAGGCTCGTTCATAAAACTCAGAAAAGCTTACCAAAACTcgaagaaagaagaagaaaaatataaataataatacaaattataaatatatacaatatttaactattctgatcactaaatttttaaaaatattattttacagaaaattcaAGCAAAAATCGCGCCCGCCAAATTCGAAGCTTCCCGCGTTTTTCtcatatttcattaaagtgaaacttttattacatcgtctcaaactttttggtcaGTGTGGTGCATGTCGCGTGTCcgtcggccgcggagtagggtAAAAGTGTTCACAACCTGAAGCCAGGCAATTATCGTACCAGGGAcgaaaaattatcgtacatggataaaaattatcgtacaagtcaggaaaatggataaaatacttataaaaatcatatgaaaCGTGACAATAATATGTTGTTATATGATGGCAATAGATGGCACAAACACTacaaaactgtaattattattgggctATAAAATCAGTGTAATCATCAAATTTTTCATAAGAACGGAAATTATCGAACGATCTGCGTACGATAGTCGCGTACCATGTAcatcgtacatgtacgataattatcgtacggtTGTGAACACTGGTAAACgtgaaaggcgctcgtcaAAGCAGTCAAGGCCAAAATGGCGGCGCATATAGTTCGCACTTCGCCGCAGCTGACCGTGTAGTGagactatatacatatatagaaagtccatacctatacatatatagtttttgATTAGGTGGTTGTATGACTTGTATGTTCTACTTTGTAACGTTTTCGAAactaaatttagtaaaaacacGAACATTTATATCCTTTGAGTATTTTGATATAACgtatcactctatctattaaaaaaaaccgcatcaaaatccgttgcgtagtttcaaagatgtagtgataattaattattactaaatctaaAGTGTTACGCACGTAAATGTCTGTGATCAGCCATCACCGAGGATACATTATcattatcatcatcatcatcaacaCCATTATCATCACCATCACCATTATCATCATCACCATcattgaggtttctaatgtgatgtcgtaaataattacattttttgcacttacattgcaaacgcaggctgaaccctacgagttttatcaaaataatgtactaagtattgtacacatttaaaaggcccacagaaaagtccgtgatggtatatgtctatctcttatggataacccacaataacttttttgtcatttactttttacgacaactaatggctaattttcgaagcgattttaaccaatacagcatcaatccttaaccaattaaataccttgaatacattgttcatttaatatagatcgaTACAGCCTATCAcaggagctttccagcgacggaaataacaatacataataaaaacctgcttttaaTCAGCATTGCaaccgtgcgaagctggggcgggtcacaagttatatatatgttattaataatacttgtaatatgttttatcgattttttaacatacattACTGTTAAGGCATCTTGACTAAGCCGGAAGCTCCGAAAGTCgaaactgtataaaaatagcggaattaataaaaaaattgccgtACAACAAAATGTAGGTGAACTTAGTATTGAACTTGATTTTAATCTCATAAGTTCTTCATTCAAATCAATGAaatcacatttaaattaattttgtatagaaattGTGATTAACCGTGAGTAACTACCATTActatgtatatctatatccTAGTACATTATTACTTCAACTTTAGCTGTGACAGTTAAAAGTGACAAGTAgcgattataaaaaaatacctttgaaatttttgaattaaaaacaaacagtgactaaaataaattatggacgtaatattatacaaatagagTTATATGATACTTtactcaatatttaaaaaaaatcgaatgaAATATAGATTTGTAAACATGCTCTCAACtttgaaaaaagtttttaaatttaattcttcgAAAAGTACAGAAACCACTCTTTGTACTAAGTCATtggtttttgtaataattgctAATGTTTTAGAAGATGTTTTGTTTTGGAAAAAGACGTGGTTATCATTgttgtttatgttttattttcatctatttttcttgtaagttcaaaatattgataaatacataaatgtttgAAGGTAAAACCCATTTTAATAACCGAGTTTTTTTAGAGTGTGCTTTTTACGTCAGTTTGATCTATTTCATATGGTATGTGGATTATCTATTTTCGTTATAATTATTGATGCTTTGGAATCATGGCTAAGGTACAAACATAGAACAACTTGTCTCAAGCGTTTAGCACAACAAaatgacaataataaattaacatctaTTTTGATTCAAACATACTCCTGGATGCAGAATCAAATGTTTTACTTATTGGAATTGCGTGAGAATAATCCTACCAAAGTAagttaaaatgtaatacaatttttaattgcaCCCATCCGCTGTCTTAACTTTATCATTAAGAAATGTTGatgataataatgataaaatgaaTGCTGCTCTCTTCAGTGGTTTATCtttctattttctttttagacatttataatattggagATAGTATTTGGTACAATTTTCATCACTGGCAGATACATAAGTGGATATACATTGatgtacattttctttatgGTACTGAtgactttaaataaaacaatgccTCCTTTGTCTAcactaatgaaaaaaattcgACAACCAGCGGGTATggtttttttcatatatatacatagtagtCAACCTTATGctcattcaataaaaatagcataTACAAGAAGTATGTGCCATTGTACtagttttatgaataagaatACGATTTCtatctcaattttttttaaatttattattgtattttttttcagaatcTGAATTTGAATTGGAAGGTCTTTTGCCAGATGCAACCGCTGCTAATTTAGATCTACTATCTATTGAAGCTGACATTAGACCACTCTGTGACGACAAACAGAGCTTAGgtctgtttataatattatcacaTCATAGCACTACATACTTAGTATgcatatgtaaaattttgtttggcTGTAATATGGTTGAACTTTATATATCTTTCACATTTCAGATTGTTGGAAACCTGAAGATTTACCTACAGATGATGCAAGTGATAGTTCAGATAATAGTAGCTCTCTAGTAACAAATTTATCTATGGAAAAATTGCAGACATTAGGAAATGGTGAAGAATCAGACTCCAGTGAAGATGAATATATTCCCCAGGGTatgtttagaattttattgttcttaCTATTTCTTACATAGTAATAAGTTGTCAATTGCTACTATGTAATTACATTTCAGGTGTACATCCTGAACAGTATAGGACATCAATGGAGGTACAACCTGTTGGTACATGGAGCAGTTCTGCATTCAATGTTATTTCTTCCTTAGGTGGGGCTGTAGCCAATATTGTATACAATCCTAATGaagagaagaaaagaaaaagagtATCGAGTATTGATTCATCTGATGGTTTTGAAATGGtagataaaaatgattttatgtaaatgtatgtacTAAATACTAGTGTTTTAAtaactgtatatatttatttttaaagtacaataaaatagggtggtttaaaaattaacataaattgttttacttattgaatattatattctttatatattacaaggCATATTATCTAATCTGGACATTAAATCTTGATGATGCTTCTTTAAAGCTTTCAGACGCACACTATTTAAGGCATTCCTTGTTACAAGTGCCTCAAGCATTGGTCTTGAtacctgaaatattttatcagtgtaacaaattgtttttcaaaatacttttattaaaagtactaaaatatctttataaactTTATGGAGCTTAAATTTACCactattatatacatagtaaCTAGGGAGCGGGCTAGcatttaagtatgtatatgATTTGCTCGTATTTCGTATtgataggaattaaaaaatgcacCAATACGGCAAAATTTTCTTCATTAATTAAGGTCTTACATATCTGCGTTTTTAAGCTAGAGGtttaaatctgtaaaaaaaaactcgaaaataaattaattgcttGTTTCTGCCTCTGCGGGTAGtagtcaatataatttaaataataaagaaaatcaagGCAGACATCCACGTCTCAACTTGAACTGAACTTGAAATTGGGTCATTTTACTTACTGAGTTAAACTATTACATTTTGTTGAAGTTAGCGAAAAGTATTACGGCTAATTATTACGATTACACGTAGTATGAGTGTATGACTTATTTCatgttttgacatttttatttacattggaacataaatatgaattccaaattgaaaaaaaacatcagtTGCCTTCCGTTTTTTGCTAAATAATATAGAGTTGTTTTTGTCGATAACTCGTAATATAAAACGAAGCACTATGATGGTGGCAgactatttttctttaattgtttGCAGAGTTTTTACACAATACTTCAGATATgccatatatatttatttcgataataataaaattgataacttAACTAAGAAAAGTTAGAGTCCTAGATGTCTTGCCTTTCTGATTTCTTTCATTTTGCCAAGGTTAAAACATCACTGTTTTACCttttaaacatacaaacaaacgCCTTAAAGTCAGAGAAAATGATTTTCTAaacatgttttctttaattttgaaGGAGATGTCtagcaataatatatatttggtttctaattattttaataaaaactaatatctttctattatttatgtgattATCGTAATTGTAAACTGAACTTTCATTATAACAAGTaatgtcaaatcaaatcaaaatttatttattcatgtaggtaacaatgtacacttatgaacgtcaaaaaaaagaaatattaaatgaatttaattttacatttactgccagttctggTAATTGCATTGGTCAAAGTTCAgtttacaattgttttaactGTTAGTAAATACCTAAAGGTATTTTAGTTATCACAGTAACAAATTTCTTATGACTTATGACTATACACACCTTTTCTACTATGTGCCCAATGGCTATAGTTCTCACGGCTGTGTTGTgctgtttaataattatatcatcTGTTTCTATTTCTCCAGCTTCCAATCTAAAAGCTtcatcttcttcttcttttaaaGTTGTGGGTAACTGAGTCAGTATCTATTACAAGAAATCACTTACTTATgtttatcacaaaaaaaaattagaagctACAAGGCAATTGCATTTGTTAaagatatacatttaattgtttcaaacaaaacacaataaaacttataatcatattataaattcttacTTCAAAATTATTCTTTGTTAAGGAATCATTACAATTAGTAATTTCCAATTCTATTTCACGCCGTCCCTGGCTTGATCCTTCACTTACAGATTGAAAGCAAGTAATTTGAACCTAAAATACATTGAACAATTTTAatcgtattaaattattgatggaATGACATTGCTAAGTAAAGGACCAACTAAAGCATATCAATATTTACCGAAGGGGCTTTTGCAGTTTGGTCTGAGAGAAAGACTGCAAAAATGATGCCAACAAAGCTTGAATCCATTCTTTGATACATGAATTGAGTAGCTAAGtctagaataataaaaataatcgtcAGCTAtgtcttatatttaaaaaaaaatttcatttattaaaatgtgaaCTTGCCAACATGAGACGGCCAAACCGTAATATGAGGATGGGAATGGTACCACCCTACAACTCTTAATGGTCTCCCAACTTCAGCTGCTAGTTCTTCAGCTCTAAGAGTTGCTTGTACAAGTTGTTCTTCTGATATTTCAACTCTGTCTGGTTTTTTGTCTAACCTTCGTAATATTACTGATGATACAATAGAGACTAAGGTCCCATTATTATGTacctagtaaataaatattatatttaatagactaatgtttatatagaatttattaaacgtaGTTAGCTTAAACTTTTCACATATAATTTGGAATTGAAAACACAGTCAATTCgctaaatacaaatataaagttCATTGGCCTATTTACCTCCCCAATTAACAATCCCATAATTTCTTCTTTCTCGGTTGAAAGAGCATGTTGCACACACACCAATGCTACGTCAgttgataataaaactttatttaacattttaggATTTTAGCTCTTAGGTGTTGTAATTTGTTTAGAACAAatctacaaataattttagtatctaAAAAGCTAAATGTAAATAGATCAATGTCAACTAGATAGTCAAGTGTGACAAAGACATattgtatttcttaatttttagacACAGATTATAGCAATATCCGTCCAACCATCGCCCTATACAGGAGGTGTGTTCTCCATATTACATCCTGTTATTAATGGTCCTCCTGAGTGGGCACGGCTTTCGTCGTCGTCGTTCAGCTTGTGACGTTATTGTATACCTTACAGATAGAGGGGCAGAGGCAATTCAAAAAAGCGCAAAAGGGGCCAACCCCACAGGGGTACTATTCTCAGCTCTGGGCGGgggctccccagtaccagctacTTCCACTTGACCttggcttgatcctttggcaatgcgtagagatgtggggtcactctgcatcttctaccacaTATACCATGTAGAGCATTCATAGGAGTTGACTGCAgtgtttccgaaccaattcgactcaggatccttcaagaaacgagccgaccaattcttaaaaggctggcaacgaaCTCGCCAGctttctggcattgagagtgcccatgggcgagcgtcaggtgagcctcctgcccatttgtcccctgttctataaaaaaaacactaaaaaaaccactttttatgattttatattgtgtgaaatgaaatttaatgtaCCAGTGACAGAACTTTGGGGCCAACTACGTACATAAGAAAATCAcatcaattaaataagtaataattaggCTAATCGGGTAGTAGTTTTAAGCAGTAAGCAAATAAGATAAGAAATGCTTGTTAAAATGGAAAAAAGGGtagatttagaaataaaagacaaggaataataaagcaaattattatagtttattttttatcaatttcttTGTGTTCAGTGCTCATTACTAGCTGACAAAAATTTTGGTTGGGCATTGCAACAAACTTTTCAACTATTTACATGTGAAAATGATAATGGCACACGAAAAATAAGACTGCcataattttttcaaattacgaAAACGTTACTTTTatgcaaaaattatttttcggCTATTATTTACTATCCTACATCATTATGAATAAGATCTTAATTAAGTACCTACTGAAAAGCCACTTTTAGTCATAAAACCATACTTTAAAGCGAGTCAACGCGACTAATGTTAGCTAACGAGTCTCACTGCTTACTAGTCACAGAATTTTTAAGTAACTGCAATTTACAATATGAAAGCCTTGTTCAATGTTTACACACTaaagcaaatatattaaagcttGCGTAAAtctgttaatttatacaatctTAAAATCAAGGACAAATATTTGTGATGATTGTCTAACGTTAactgaatattaaatgaatgtaGAATTAATTTGGTCCTAATGTAGTATAAGCTTAGaaaattgtgatatttttagttCATAGAAATtctatttgttaatttttgattatgaCTAATCAAATTACTACATAAAGCTTGGTTTTGGAGGTTACAATCTTATATAAAGCCAaaccataataaataactcGACTAGGTACAAAACCCTACAAATTTTctagatacaattttaatgcTCATCACGTTTTTGTAATTACTAAAACAGCTCTTAAAAACGTCGTGtggattacttaatattattgttttacctACAACACCAAAAGGTTTAAATTCGCAGCCATAGTAAAATTCTCATCCATGAGTCGAGATCAAAAAAGTGTGACTAAACATAGTGAACTTAACATGAGCAAAatacagttattttaaaatttagatattttagttTCTCAATATGTCAAATTggatattattaagtaatagtgtaattaagataaatgtttGAACAATTTATCTTTCGATCGAGTATGGTAGGTATTTGGATCTGGTTAAGTTAgggtgtaaataattaaattaactgtatGTTAGTGACTGAGGTACACCATTGACAGTCTTTGATTTTAGGACCCCATTCTCGTAAGACATCACAGTTTCTCGACCATTCTCCGTAActctgaaaaaatatttttaatgtcagttattaaaaatatagattagcAAGATTCTTAATAGTCCAATGAATTCTTGTgtcaatacttttaaataccaCCAATAGATTTGACGATGTAGGAATCTTGCATTGAATAGTTTAAAGTGTAACATCTGAATCTGAGGTGACTTTTTTTCAAGCAGTATCCCttcttgtaaaaaaaactgtttagcCATAAATAGACTGTAGATTATCTGTATATCTTTGAATATATCAAGTCTTTGATTATGTGTatcaattatacatatattaaatcaattaattgttttaataaattatggtaACTTTTACCTTATATGATAATTATCATTACTTACTTTTTAGTAGTAATCTTCTTTCCATTGACTACGCGAGTGGTGGTTGTAGTACTTCTCATATTAGCACTTCCAGGGCCCGCCAGCGAGCTATTGAATGTCGAGAAGGAAGTGAATGCGTTCCCGTTAGATGCCTGGAAAAAATCATCCAGACCCTGCATCCCGAAGCCAAACGGATTGAACAAAGACGATGTCAGGGATGTGCTTGGATGGTGACTACGACGCCCGTGTCTGTGGTTACCGTGTCCATTTATATCTGAAGCAAAGATGAAGCATGTAATATTGatctataatattatcattattgcGTGGATTGTTATCTAGAAATCGGCCAGACTAAAACACAGCTAATACTCATGTGTTATCGAACCacaaaagaaatgtttttataggGGCCAGAGCTGGCAAAAAACCatgccgcccatgggcactgaCATTAGCGAAAGCTCGTAATTGTTGctagccttttaagaattgaaggagcttaagtcgaattggttcggaaacacTTCAGTAGCTGACACATAGTGGGGACACGGCAAAAAATAACCTTAAAACATATTCAGTTGTGGATCGAAGTCGAGGTGGATTTTCGTACGCCTTGACGTccaatgacaaaacaaagctGAAGTATTCATCTGAACACTCTTCATGGTAGAAGTCGGAAAGTGACTGGTCATCGACGATTCGAATCGCTTCGTAAAATATAGTAAGGTGGAAAAGCCGGTATGAGGAGCTTCCGTCCAGAGGTGAGAACATTACACCATATGGGGCTAAACTTGCCCTTTATagagttgcaagcggtggcgcGGAGTGAAGTAACGTCCCGCCTTGCTGGGCACACCATGCCTTTTAGACATTTAATCTAAATAACCGCAAACCCGAAGGTTATTCGATATGTCAGTCAGTCGTTCAGTACTCCAATGTTGGCTGAGGCTTTTGGAGAGTGAAGATGCGCGAaggcaagaaggtgatcaCTCTTCTGTACATTGGGAATTTTTACCCGCTGTATAGTTATAGCTTTTTGAAACCTACCTGCAAAAAGTTCACTAAACGGAGACCCGCCAAAGAATTCTCTAAACACTTCCTCTGGATCGCGGAATGTGAACGGGAAGCTGTGATAGCCAAAGTCATAATCTTCATCAGTAGTTGATCGGCGGCCGCGGCTGCTGTTTAGACCTTCTTTGCCATACTGATCGTAGACACGTCGTTTTCtttctgttaaaaaaatattctaatttaatatcaaaacttAAATTGACTTTTAagctaaatttactttatcgaaatttcaaacattaatattgttaagaatatagaatattatagcATGGCATTGTATTCGGTAATGC is from Pieris rapae chromosome 7, ilPieRapa1.1, whole genome shotgun sequence and encodes:
- the LOC110992701 gene encoding dnaJ homolog subfamily B member 6 isoform X1; translated protein: MVDYYRILGVTRTSSDAEIKKAYRKLALKWHPDKNPDNADEANRKFKEISEAYEVLSDANKRKVYDARGSSHHGHRYQSKNGVNGHRHFSFKGFFGDTPFHRFFERKRRVYDQYGKEGLNSSRGRRSTTDEDYDFGYHSFPFTFRDPEEVFREFFGGSPFSELFADINGHGNHRHGRRSHHPSTSLTSSLFNPFGFGMQGLDDFFQASNGNAFTSFSTFNSSLAGPGSANMRSTTTTTRVVNGKKITTKKVTENGRETVMSYENGVLKSKTVNGVPQSLTYS
- the LOC110992701 gene encoding dnaJ homolog subfamily B member 6 isoform X2 — translated: MVDYYRILGVTRTSSDAEIKKAYRKLALKWHPDKNPDNADEANRKFKEISEAYEVLSDERKRRVYDQYGKEGLNSSRGRRSTTDEDYDFGYHSFPFTFRDPEEVFREFFGGSPFSELFADINGHGNHRHGRRSHHPSTSLTSSLFNPFGFGMQGLDDFFQASNGNAFTSFSTFNSSLAGPGSANMRSTTTTTRVVNGKKITTKKVTENGRETVMSYENGVLKSKTVNGVPQSLTYS
- the LOC110992738 gene encoding lys-63-specific deubiquitinase BRCC36-like encodes the protein MLNKVLLSTDVALVCVQHALSTEKEEIMGLLIGEVHNNGTLVSIVSSVILRRLDKKPDRVEISEEQLVQATLRAEELAAEVGRPLRVVGWYHSHPHITVWPSHVDLATQFMYQRMDSSFVGIIFAVFLSDQTAKAPSVQITCFQSVSEGSSQGRREIELEITNCNDSLTKNNFEILTQLPTTLKEEEDEAFRLEAGEIETDDIIIKQHNTAVRTIAIGHIVEKVSRPMLEALVTRNALNSVRLKALKKHHQDLMSRLDNMPCNI
- the LOC110992737 gene encoding uncharacterized protein LOC110992737, which translates into the protein MILYSIFKKNRMKYRFVNMLSTLKKVFKFNSSKSTETTLCTKSLVFVIIANVLEDVLFWKKTWLSLLFMFYFHLFFLVCFLRQFDLFHMVCGLSIFVIIIDALESWLRYKHRTTCLKRLAQQNDNNKLTSILIQTYSWMQNQMFYLLELRENNPTKTFIILEIVFGTIFITGRYISGYTLMYIFFMVLMTLNKTMPPLSTLMKKIRQPAESEFELEGLLPDATAANLDLLSIEADIRPLCDDKQSLDCWKPEDLPTDDASDSSDNSSSLVTNLSMEKLQTLGNGEESDSSEDEYIPQGVHPEQYRTSMEVQPVGTWSSSAFNVISSLGGAVANIVYNPNEEKKRKRVSSIDSSDGFEMVDKNDFM